GATCGCGCCGTCGGCGCCCACGGCGGTCGTGCCGTGCCGTCCCTGGGCCGCGGCCGCGACCTTCAGGGGGTCGCCGTCGGCGTCCGCGTCGTTGGCCAGGACGGTCGTCGTCACGGGACGACCGGGCGCCGTCCACGCGGCGTCGTCGACCGCGACCGGCGCGTGGTTCACGGGGCCCCCGCCGCGGACGACGTAATTCGTCGGCCCCGCGGCCGGGTGGCCGGGGCTCGCGGTGAAGCCGAAGCTCGCCGACGCGCCGGGATCGACGCCGCCGTTGTACGAAGCGTTGGCGACGACGTAATGGTTCCCGACGTGCGAGACGACGACCGCGTCCCAGACCGAGGTCAAGGCCCCGGCGTAGTCGAACTCCAGCGTCCAGGCGGTCCAGGCGTTGCGGCCGCTGTTCCGCACGGTGATCCGGCCGTTGTAGCCGCCCCCCCAATCGTTCGTGACCTGGAACGAGAAGTCGCCCCCGGCCGGCGGAGGCGCGGGCGCGGCGTCGCGGATGACGCCCGCGCCGCGGGCCTTCGCCAGGGTCGCGCCGACCGGGGCGGAGAGGGTCAGGCTGAGCGTCTCGTCGCCCTCGACGAGCGCGTCGGCCAGCACGGCGGTCGTCAGGGTCTTCGCGGTCTCGCCCGGGGCGAACGTGAGCGTGCCCGAGGCCGCGACGTAGTCGGTCCCCGCGACGGCCGTGCCGTTGGACGTGGCGTAGCGGACGGTCGCCGCCGAGGCCGAGGGCGACGAGAGGCTCACGGTCCACGCGAGCGGGGTCGAGCCCGAAGACGGCTCGACGGCCGCGGCGTCGTCGACCCTGAGCGTCGGCGTCGCCGGAGGCGGCGCGGCGCCGTCGAGCGGGGCGCCGTTGAGGCGGTAGTTGGACGGGGCGGCCGTCGACCCGCCCGGACTCGCGATCAGGCCGAAGGCGACCGTCCCGCCCCCCGCCAGCGTGCCGTTCCAGCCCGCGCCGCGGATCACGTAGTGGGAGCCGACGTGGCTCACGACCTGCGCGTCCCAGATCTGAGTGATCCCGGCCGTGTAGTCGAACTCGAGGACCCAGTCGGCGACGGCCGCCGACTGGCGGTTCGTGAGGGTGACGGTCGCCTGGAGCCCCGAGCCCCAGTCCTGCGTGACGGCGAAGGCCGCGGCGACGCCCGAGAGGACGGTCCGCACCTCCAGCGTCTCCTGGCTCGGCCGAGAGCCGCGCCTGCTCCGCCCACGCCGATTCCGGCCGTCGAATCCGAGGAAACTCGTCATGATGGTCCTTCGTAGGATACGATCGGCGCGACGTCGGGACGCCCCGACGCCTTCGCGCCGATCGGGGGACGCGGGGCCGTCGCGGCCCTCGCCCTCTCTCGCTGCTACGGCCTCGCAAGTTCGGCGGTTCGCCCGCGGCACGGGCCGGCCGGGCTCGTGGCTTTTTCGGATCGGAGCACGTCGTGATTCCGCAACGCCGGCCCCGCCGATGTGGCTTCGCGTCGAGCCTCGGCCCCGGGCGACTTCGGCGCGGTTTCGCCCGGGACTCATGCACAAGGCCGACGTCCCGCACGCCGAAGTGCCGGTTCCGGCGTCATTCGCCCGCGGCGCCCGGGCCCCGCGTCCCGGCGAGTCTCCCGGGGTTCGACGCTTTGAACCCGTGGGGCCGTCGACTACACTGGTCCCCGTGCCGCCGGCTCGTCGCGAGGCGAGGCGGGCGGCGGTGAGGTTCGATCCCGGGCGAGGGGGCCCCCGATGCGACTGCAAGACCTGAAATGGCCGGAGGTGGACGCGCTGTCGCGCGACGTGCCGATCGTCGCGCCGATCGCGGCCGTCGAGCAGCACGGGCCGCACCTGCCCGTGTTCACCGACAGCATGCTCCTGGGCGAGGTCGCCCGCCGCGCCGAGGAGGCGCTGGGCGACCGGGCCGTCTGGGCCCCCCTGCTCTGGCTCGGCAACTCGCATCATCATATGGACTTCCCCGGGACCGTCTCGGCCGAGCCGCGGACGTACCTCGACGTCCTCGCCGGCCTGGTCGAGAACTTCCTGCACCACGGCTTCCGGCGGATCGTCTTCCTGAACGGCCACGGCGGCAACATCGTGCCGTCGAGCCAGGCCGTCTTCGAGGCCCGCCAGCGGCACCGCGACCGCAAGGACCTGCTGCTGCTCTCGGCGACCTACTGGGCGACCGGGCCGCAGCCGCCGGACCTCGGGCCGGACTTCGAGCAGGACCACATGGAACACGCCTGCGAGTGGGAGACGTCGATGATCCTCCGGCTCGCGCCCCACCTCGTCGGGCCGATCGACTCGCTGAAATTCGTCAGCGGCTCCGACGGCTTCGCCCCCGCCGCGCACGGGTGGACCACCAGGGACCGGAGCGAGGCCGGCTACATCGGCCGGCCCCGGCACGCCGGCGCCGAGAAGGGCGAGCGGCTGTTCCAGCACTTCTCCGCCGAGGTCGTCGCCTTCCTGGAGAAGGTCGTCGCCTGGGACGGCCGCACGTGGGCCGGGAACGAGGGCCGCGCATGAGCACCACCGACGAGGCGACCGCGACGTCCGCCCCCCCCATCGGCTGGCGGACCTGGGCCGCGTGCGGCCTGATGCTGCTGGCGACGGCGCTCAATTACATGGACCGCCAGGCCCTGGCGCAGCAGGCGAGCGAAGTCCAGGCCGAGCTGGGCCTCAGCAACGAGCACTACGGCAACCTCGAATTCTGGTTCGGGATCGCCTTCGCCGTCGGCGGCGTCGCCACCGGGTTCCTGGTCGACGCGCTCAGCCTGCGCTGGCTCTACCCGGCGATCCTGCTGGCCTGGTCGGCGGTCGGCTACCTCACCGGCGGGGCGCGGTCGTATGAAGAGTTGCTGATGTATCGAGTCCTGCTCGGGTTCTTCGAGGCCGGCCAGTGGCCGTGCGCGTTGGCGGCCTCGCAGCGGCTGCTCTCGCGCGGCAACCGGGCGCTGGGGAACAGCATCCTGCAGAGCGGGGCGTCGCTGGGGGCGATCGCGACGCCGCTCATCGTGCTGGCCCTGAACTCGGGCGGCCTGGGCGGCTGGCGGACCCCCTTCCGCGTGATCGGCGCGCTGGGGGCCGTGTGGGTCGTCGCCTGGCTCGTGCTGATCCGCCCCCGCGACCTGGAGGCGCCCGACCGCGCCTCGGCCCCGGGCGAGGCCGGCGACGTCGCGCCGTCGGACCGGGCGACGGCGATCCGCCGCATCGCCGTCCTGATCGTGGTGGTGATCGCGATCAACCTCTGCTGGCAGTACTTCCGGGCCTGGATGCCGAAGATGCTGGAGAAGGAGCACGGCTACGGCAAGCGGGACGTCCAGCTCTTCTCCTCGGCGTACTACCTGGCGGCGGGCGTCGGCTGCCTGGCGGCGGGCGTGCTCTCGCGGCGACTGGCGACCGGCGGCCGGTCGGTCCACGGCGCGCGGATGGCGACGTTCGCCGCCTGCGTCGCGCTGACGGGCCTGAGCTGCCTGGCGGCGTTCGCGCCCGCGTCGTGGCTGCTGCTCGGCCTGCTGCTGGCGATCGGCTTCGGCTCGCTCGGCCAGTTCCCGACCTACTACGCGTTCACCCAGGAGATCTCGACGCGCTGGATGGGCCGCGTCACGGGCGTGTTGAGCTTCACGACCTGGATCGTCTCGGGCGCGATGCACAAGGCCATCGGCCAGTGGATCGACCGGACCGGCTCCTACGCCGAGCCCACGTTCCTCGCCGGGCTCGTCCCCGTCCTCGCCCTGATCGCCCTCCTCGCCTTCTGGAACGCCCCCCGCCGGGCGGCCTGATCGACGCCGCCGTCGCGAATCGACCCTCTATGATTTTCGGACACGCGCCGAAAGTTCGGGGACGGCCCGCGTCCGGATGTCGCTCAAGATTTTAAGAGACCCGCCCCGCCCCAGGGGCGGTCGCATTCCCGGTCGTCGCACGACGACGCCCGGCCCGTTTTCGTCCACGCCCCGCGAGGATTGCGGGGCCCGTCGTCGATCCGTCCACGCCGCCCGCCGCGGCGAGGACGCGCCGTCGCGTTTATTTATTTATGAAGTTGTGATTTTATGATCACGACGCATTCGGAGGTCCGCGCATGGAACCGCTTCTCGCCTACTTCGGCCCCGAGGTCCAGATGCCGCTCGCCTCGCTGCTGGCGTCGGTCGTCGGCATGCTGATGATCGCGGGCGCCGCGCCGGCGCGTGCGGCCCGGCGGTTGTGGGAGCGGGTGGGGGCGTCGAGCCTGCGTCGAGGCTCTCGCGATTGACGCCCCCCGGCCGATGGTGGGGCGGGGCCGGTCGTCGCGGCTCCCGGCCGCCCTCGACGCCTTCCGCACGGCCCTCTGGTTCGGGCTGGCGGCCGGGTTCGTCGAGCTGCTCCTGCTGGTCCTCCGGGTGGAGGTCCAGGAGGGCGGGTTCATCCTGCGGAGCCGGCATTTCGTCTGGATGGTCCCGACGTCCGTCCTGATCCTGTTCGCGGCCGAAGGGGGCTTCGCGACGGCTCTCGTCGCGTGGGCGGGGCCGCGGGCGTCGGCCCGTCGCGCGGTCCTCGGGCTGTACGTCTTCACGGCGTTCCTGGGCTGGTTCCTGCTGGTCCGCGGGCTCGAGGCGGTCGCCTGCGGGCTGATCGCCCTGGGGTTCGCGGCGCGGGGGGCGCCGTGGCTCGACGCCCGCCGCGAGGGCCTGCGTCGGGTCGTCGATCGCAGCCTGCCGACGCTCGGCGTCGTCCTCGCGGGCCTGGCGGTCGCGAGCTTCGTCCGCGACGCCCGCGAGGCGTTTTGGCGGGACGGCGACGTCGAGGAGGCCCCGAGCGACGTCCGCAACGTCCTGCTCGTCGTCCTCGACACGGTCCGCGCCGATCACCTGAGCCTGTACGGCTACGACCGCGAGACCACGCCCAACCTGGCGCGGCTGGCGCGGGAGTCGACGGTCTTCGACCAGGCCCGCGCGGCGGCCTCGTGGACCTT
The DNA window shown above is from Paludisphaera mucosa and carries:
- a CDS encoding cellulose binding domain-containing protein, producing the protein MRTVLSGVAAAFAVTQDWGSGLQATVTLTNRQSAAVADWVLEFDYTAGITQIWDAQVVSHVGSHYVIRGAGWNGTLAGGGTVAFGLIASPGGSTAAPSNYRLNGAPLDGAAPPPATPTLRVDDAAAVEPSSGSTPLAWTVSLSSPSASAATVRYATSNGTAVAGTDYVAASGTLTFAPGETAKTLTTAVLADALVEGDETLSLTLSAPVGATLAKARGAGVIRDAAPAPPPAGGDFSFQVTNDWGGGYNGRITVRNSGRNAWTAWTLEFDYAGALTSVWDAVVVSHVGNHYVVANASYNGGVDPGASASFGFTASPGHPAAGPTNYVVRGGGPVNHAPVAVDDAAWTAPGRPVTTTVLANDADADGDPLKVAAAAQGRHGTTAVGADGAITYTPAAGFTGPDSFTYTISDGRAATATATVTLTVSNLAWPAHVFAPYVDMGLYPTYDLVAAAKSQGLKYFNLAFIVADAGRPSWGGFAAVDGGAFDMAARAQINALRGMGGDVAVSFGGASGSELAQSITDVDALKAAYRTVVDAYGLTRADFDVEGAAVADRASVDRRSQALAGLQRDLAAAGRPLQVWFTLPVLPTGLTPDGLYVVQSALKAGVKLGGVNVMAMDYGDSAAPSPRGRMGDYAIQAATSTFGQLRPLFGAAATDAQIWAMIGVTPMIGLNDVVTETFTQDDARKLLAFADKTGLGQVAIWSLNRDQQNPRGAVNYAEPTSSSIVQGLFEFSLIFKPFTS
- a CDS encoding creatininase family protein, which produces MRLQDLKWPEVDALSRDVPIVAPIAAVEQHGPHLPVFTDSMLLGEVARRAEEALGDRAVWAPLLWLGNSHHHMDFPGTVSAEPRTYLDVLAGLVENFLHHGFRRIVFLNGHGGNIVPSSQAVFEARQRHRDRKDLLLLSATYWATGPQPPDLGPDFEQDHMEHACEWETSMILRLAPHLVGPIDSLKFVSGSDGFAPAAHGWTTRDRSEAGYIGRPRHAGAEKGERLFQHFSAEVVAFLEKVVAWDGRTWAGNEGRA
- a CDS encoding MFS transporter, with the protein product MSTTDEATATSAPPIGWRTWAACGLMLLATALNYMDRQALAQQASEVQAELGLSNEHYGNLEFWFGIAFAVGGVATGFLVDALSLRWLYPAILLAWSAVGYLTGGARSYEELLMYRVLLGFFEAGQWPCALAASQRLLSRGNRALGNSILQSGASLGAIATPLIVLALNSGGLGGWRTPFRVIGALGAVWVVAWLVLIRPRDLEAPDRASAPGEAGDVAPSDRATAIRRIAVLIVVVIAINLCWQYFRAWMPKMLEKEHGYGKRDVQLFSSAYYLAAGVGCLAAGVLSRRLATGGRSVHGARMATFAACVALTGLSCLAAFAPASWLLLGLLLAIGFGSLGQFPTYYAFTQEISTRWMGRVTGVLSFTTWIVSGAMHKAIGQWIDRTGSYAEPTFLAGLVPVLALIALLAFWNAPRRAA